The DNA window TCCACATCGACTGCGCCACCGATTCGATTCCCGAGGTGGCCGAGGCGCTGGCCGCGCTGGAGGGCGTCAGCGAGGTCTACTCGGTGGCGGGCGGCGTGGACCTCATCGCCATCGTCCGGGTCCCCCGCTTCGACGACATCGCCGAGGTGATCGCCGGCAAGATCTCCAAAACCCCCGGCGTCGTCAACAGCGAGACTTTCGTGGCCTTCCGTGCCTACTCGAAGCACGACCTGGAGGACGCGTTCGCCATCGGCCTCCCCGACGCCGACTGAGACCCCGCCGCTCCGCCGCACGGTCCCGTACCGCCGCCGCGTGCCGGCGGCGGGTC is part of the Actinoplanes missouriensis 431 genome and encodes:
- a CDS encoding Lrp/AsnC family transcriptional regulator; translation: MNTAIVHIDCATDSIPEVAEALAALEGVSEVYSVAGGVDLIAIVRVPRFDDIAEVIAGKISKTPGVVNSETFVAFRAYSKHDLEDAFAIGLPDAD